GTCTCACGCTCACACGGGAAGCAGGGAATCCACATCTCCACCCATCCACCCGACCATCACCAGTTGCCCTCCCTCATCCCCCACTCTTGGCACTGTCAGAGGCCGTAGCCGCCCTTTCCACGTTTTAAACTGTATATGGCTATACAGAGCTTTGGCCGCGACTGGTAGGAATACTTTTAAGTTATGCGCAAACGTTTGCGCAAACGGAAACGCAAATGTATAACAATAGCAAACGAGCAGCGACCTTCCTCGATAAGGGGGGAACTGGTAAAACGACCTCTGCAGCGCATCTCGGCGTCGGTCTCGCCGAACAAGGAGAAGACGTCCTCTTGATCGACCTCGCCGGGAAACAGGGGGACCTCGCGAAACACTTCGGCGTCTGGGGCGACGTCCAGGACCAGATCGAAGCCGACGACGACTGGCCGAACATCTCGACGGTATTCGCCGAGGAGTGGGGACAAATCGCCTCGAAGCTGGGCGACGCGGCCGTTGAGAGCCTAATCATCGAAACCGGCGAGGGCGTCGACCTGATCCCCGCACATCCGGGGCTCGACTCGCTTGACGCAGATCTCGGAAACATCGACGACGCTCGCGAGCGCTACTCTCGCCTCGAGGAGTTCCTTGACGAGTTCATCGATCCACTGTACGACGTTGTCATCATCGACCTCCCGGGGCTGACGAATAACGTGTCCTACAACGGGCTTTGGGCGACGAAGAACGTCATCGCGCCGGTCGAGATGGGGCCGTTCGAGAGTGAACAGGCCACGGCGCTGCGACGCGACCTCGATAAGATCGAGGACCAGTTCGACGTCGACGTTGAGCTCGCGATGATCCTCCCGAACAAGGTCGACTCGAGAACGAAGCTCGCGACGGAGTATCTCGAGGACTTTGGTGAGGAGTACGAAGACGCGATCGCGCCGGCGCACGTCCCGGTCTCGCAGGACATCCGGAACGCTGCCGACGCCGGCCAGACTGTGTTCGCCCTCGAGGAGCCATCGTCGACGGCGACGCGCGCACGAGATGCATTCATGGAAAACGCCTCAGCGCTGCAGAAACGACTAGGTGGTAACTGATGAGCGACCTCGATGAACTCAGAGACGCGACCCAGAAAGGAGATCGGCTCGACGAATCGAACAACGACTCGGATGAGGACCTCGTCGACGAGATCGTCGGCGCGATCACCGAGGTCGAATCCGGTGATCGACCGAAGACGATCGCCGTTCGCGACCAGCCGATCGCCGCGCTGCTCGCCGCGCTCGACGAGGCCGACCAGGATGAGATGGTCGACGTCGGCCACGCCCTCGAGGACGCGCTCAATCGTGACCACTCCGACGAGTTCGATCGGTCGGAGATCGCTCGACTGGCGTTCCGCGTCGGCCTCCAGGAGGCGGCGCCGGAGATAATGGACCAACTGGGCGAGGCGATCGGGAAGCACGCTCAGCAGAACGTCTAACAGAATCGTTTGCGTTTGCGTAAACGCAATCATAAACAATATATGAACGAGCCACACGATTCAGAGGAAACACGTATTGAACAGCCGGAGACGGACGTCAAAGGGAATCGAATCGAATATGTGTACGTCGTGTACCGGCCAGCCGCGAACAGCGATCTCGGTCGCTGCGAGATACTCGGCGTCCACAAGAGCGAGGAAAGTGCAGAGAGCCACCGAGAGGCTGCCTCGTTGATGGGTGACTGCGAGATTGAGGAGAAGGACCTGAAGCCCCACGGTGATTGGAATGCCCAGTGAGGAATCCCCATCCCGACTTGGTCAGGGCACCGGAAACAGCGTCTGGGCCTGCAACCAGTGCAACGTCGTACTGCTGGACTCGGACCGGCCAAACTGGTGTCCAGTCTGCAAGCAACGCGAGGAAAGCACTCACACGCCGGATCAACTGTTTCGGGAGGCTACGCTATGACTACTGGCGAGAAGTCTCCAACGCGGATTGAACGTGCTCGAGAAAGCCGCCTCGAACGATGGGGGACAATCGCTCTGATCGGAGTGTGGATTCCGACTGTGATCGCGTTCCCGAGTTCGTTCCCGGTAGCAGTCGCGTGTCTGGTCATCTGGATAGCGATTCTCGGCAGCAAACAGGTGATTGGATGAGCGAGAACTCCCCACTGCGAGGCGATCGGGAAGCACGCTCAGCAAAACGTCTAACACAATCGTTTGCGTTTGCGTAAACGGAAACATATACGCAGATGAATCGCTTCAATCGTTTGCGTTTGCGTAAACGGAAACATATACGCAGATGAATCGCTTCAATCGTTTTCCATCGGAAGAGTACAGCGAGTTCGTCGACGTCGTCCAGGAGTACACCGACGCCGATCACGAACCAGGGGAGGATGTCCTCCGTGCGCTCGCCGACGCCCTCGAGGACCATCTCCGAGAGGGCTTCAAGAGACGATGGGGCGTCGATGAGGCCGCCGACACTGCCTGCATCCGCCGCGAGATCACCGGCGCCGACGAGTGCGAGTGCGGGTCGACGTCCGCCCGCTCGTGGATCCATCGCGAACAGGAGGCAGTCGGCGGTCGCGATGATCCGCCCCACGCGGCGCCGCACAGCGATCACGCGACGCTCTGGCTCGATGACGGCGAGCCGGTTTTATATTCGATGCACATCTCGATGCCGGAGATCCAAAGCGTCTCGAGGACCGCAGCGCCGGATGGCGAGACGATACGCAACGGCTGGTTCGACATCTTCGAGTTCGCGCAGCACTGGGGCCTCGAGGTCGGCGTGACGCCCTGGAGCCACTATCACGCGTTCTCGCGGACGAACGTCGTCCTTTACTCGCCGGAGTGGATGAACAGCCCCAGATCCTAACTCACTCGAATTTCTTCAAGCAGCGCGGCAACTGCATCCTCCGCGCTCGGTGTGATCCGATTAATCGTCACTCCTCCGAGCAGCGCAGCGATCGCCACCGCGATTACCTGCGTTGGATCGCCCGCAGCCAGGTCCTGCAGCGATCCGGTCCAGTAGGTCATCGTGAGAGCGATGCCAGCGAGCAGGAGCCAACTGACGCCGATCTTCGCGGCCGTCGGTCGGTCTGGTGGGTACCCATCGAACTCCGGATGTGCGCGGAGGACCTTGTCCTTCGTCCGGGCCCAGGCCAGCGCCGCCGACGTCGCGGCCCCGGAGAGCCACGCGATCGCCCCGCCGACCGTCGTCGCCATCGCGGTCTCCCCGGTCTCTTCACGTTCGGCCTCGAGCGCCTCCGCCATGATGATGATCTGCTCCAGCTGGTCGAACAGTTGCGGTTCGGTCTGGATGACGCTCTCGAGGCGCTGGACCGAGCGGAGATCGTCGGAGGTGACATCGCCGTCGATGATCATCTGCCGCAGCCCTTTCTCGGGGGCGGCCGGGTTCGTGACCGTGTGCTGGACGGCCTCGATCTCCGCGTCGATCGGATGACGACAGTGGATGCAGCGGTCCAGGCCGCGCGGCGTCCAGGTCTCACACGATGCGCATCGGATCGGCGCCGTGTCTTCGGTCTCTTCGATGTCTTCGACGTCGTGGCCACGCGCGCGAAGAACGCTCGTGTGCGTCGCCTCGCTGAAGGCCGCGATGTAGTGTTCTGGGGAGTCAGTGTTCGGTGCCCAG
The DNA window shown above is from Natrinema sp. DC36 and carries:
- a CDS encoding ParA family protein is translated as MYNNSKRAATFLDKGGTGKTTSAAHLGVGLAEQGEDVLLIDLAGKQGDLAKHFGVWGDVQDQIEADDDWPNISTVFAEEWGQIASKLGDAAVESLIIETGEGVDLIPAHPGLDSLDADLGNIDDARERYSRLEEFLDEFIDPLYDVVIIDLPGLTNNVSYNGLWATKNVIAPVEMGPFESEQATALRRDLDKIEDQFDVDVELAMILPNKVDSRTKLATEYLEDFGEEYEDAIAPAHVPVSQDIRNAADAGQTVFALEEPSSTATRARDAFMENASALQKRLGGN